A single window of Syntrophotalea acetylenica DNA harbors:
- a CDS encoding DUF2062 domain-containing protein — protein MALGIFIGLTPTFGFQMLLAVFLAVILNENKFAAVLGVWVTNPFTAPFIYALEYESGRILLGMDYVRMPESLSFSALKSLGWEVMLPLTFGSLLWAILCSVAVYLAAIRIIPLAQKWKISRWPRRPRRGQGREL, from the coding sequence TTGGCGCTCGGTATTTTTATCGGATTGACCCCGACATTTGGCTTTCAGATGCTGCTGGCCGTGTTTCTGGCGGTGATTCTCAACGAAAACAAGTTCGCCGCCGTACTGGGCGTCTGGGTGACCAACCCTTTTACCGCGCCTTTCATTTATGCCCTCGAATACGAATCGGGGCGCATTCTGCTCGGCATGGATTATGTGCGCATGCCCGAATCCCTGAGCTTTTCCGCCCTTAAAAGTCTTGGCTGGGAAGTCATGCTTCCTCTGACTTTTGGCAGTCTGCTGTGGGCGATATTGTGTTCCGTGGCGGTTTACCTGGCTGCGATTCGTATCATTCCGCTGGCGCAGAAGTGGAAAATTTCCCGCTGGCCGAGACGCCCCCGGCGCGGGCAGGGGAGAGAGCTGTGA
- the ade gene encoding adenine deaminase: protein MSLFIRKAADHKAAVLTRLLAVARRQSPADMLLRNGKVIDLATGDIAEADIAMVGAYIAAVGKKLDGIESYDLKGLFVAPGLVDAHVHIESSMLRPREFARLVVSRGVTTVVANPHEIANVCGLSGIRFMQDDARQTPVDIFMTIPSCVPATLLAGSGASLGPEDYSRLLACPDVVALGEVMDFQGVITGEPRLLAELDAVRGFPVDGHAPAVEGGNLDAYAAAGITSDHECCTEAEVRDRLQRGMCVFLREGSAARNLQTLLPTVSCVTERFLALCTDDRDAADLLSRGSIDQMVRTMVAAGVSPLTALRMACLNPAVHYGLLDRGLIAPGRRADLVAFSSLDNFRPERVWHAGRLVAVGGQCVDEKSGGTGDEVAPWLKNTMHVDWSRVDFRISGPGCKMRVIGVVPGQLVTEQRILHGLSREGEMVADPERDLAKLAVIERHRATGRCGKGFVQGLTLRRGAMASSVAHDHHNLIVAGMDDMSMMTAARAVAESGGGQALAVGERLLWQLPLPVGGLMSLAAAEELVSCQKFLNQALKEVGCAIPGPFMTLSFLGLEVIPELKLTDFGLVHVLSRQLVPLFLED from the coding sequence GTGAGTCTTTTCATTCGCAAGGCGGCAGACCATAAGGCGGCCGTATTGACCCGACTGCTGGCGGTTGCGCGTCGGCAAAGTCCGGCCGACATGCTGTTGCGTAACGGAAAAGTCATCGATCTGGCAACGGGTGACATTGCTGAAGCGGATATTGCCATGGTCGGTGCCTATATCGCCGCGGTCGGCAAGAAACTTGACGGTATTGAAAGTTATGATCTCAAGGGCCTGTTTGTGGCACCTGGCCTGGTGGATGCGCATGTGCACATCGAAAGTTCCATGTTGCGCCCCCGTGAATTCGCCCGTCTGGTCGTTTCGCGGGGGGTAACGACAGTGGTTGCCAATCCTCATGAAATCGCCAATGTCTGCGGGCTTTCAGGGATTCGTTTCATGCAGGACGATGCACGGCAGACCCCCGTCGACATATTCATGACCATACCTTCCTGCGTGCCGGCGACCTTGCTGGCAGGCTCCGGCGCCAGCCTGGGGCCGGAGGATTACAGCCGGCTTCTGGCTTGTCCGGATGTGGTGGCTCTTGGCGAAGTGATGGATTTCCAGGGGGTCATCACAGGCGAGCCCCGGCTGCTGGCGGAACTCGACGCCGTTCGCGGGTTTCCCGTCGACGGCCATGCTCCGGCGGTCGAAGGTGGCAATCTGGATGCCTATGCGGCCGCCGGCATAACTTCCGATCACGAATGCTGTACCGAGGCCGAAGTGAGGGACAGGCTGCAACGGGGGATGTGCGTTTTTCTTCGGGAAGGCAGCGCGGCTCGTAATCTGCAGACCCTTTTGCCGACAGTTTCCTGCGTAACCGAGCGTTTTCTGGCGCTATGTACCGATGACCGGGATGCGGCGGATCTGCTGTCCCGCGGCTCCATAGATCAGATGGTGCGTACCATGGTTGCAGCCGGGGTTTCGCCGCTGACGGCGCTGCGCATGGCCTGTCTCAATCCGGCGGTGCACTACGGCCTGCTCGATCGCGGTCTGATTGCCCCCGGCCGCAGGGCCGATCTTGTAGCGTTTTCCAGCCTCGACAATTTCCGTCCGGAACGGGTCTGGCATGCCGGCCGACTGGTGGCTGTGGGCGGGCAATGTGTCGACGAAAAATCCGGCGGCACAGGCGACGAAGTTGCGCCCTGGCTGAAAAATACCATGCATGTCGACTGGTCAAGGGTCGATTTTCGTATATCCGGTCCGGGTTGCAAGATGCGGGTAATCGGTGTGGTGCCCGGACAACTGGTAACCGAACAGCGGATTCTTCACGGCTTGAGCCGGGAAGGGGAGATGGTGGCTGACCCCGAACGGGATCTTGCCAAGCTTGCGGTGATCGAAAGACATCGCGCCACTGGGCGATGTGGCAAGGGATTCGTCCAGGGGCTGACCCTGCGGCGCGGTGCAATGGCTTCAAGCGTGGCGCATGACCACCATAACCTGATCGTGGCTGGGATGGACGATATGTCTATGATGACCGCCGCCCGGGCCGTGGCCGAATCCGGTGGCGGCCAGGCGCTGGCAGTGGGCGAGCGGCTGCTTTGGCAGCTGCCGTTGCCTGTCGGCGGGTTGATGTCCTTGGCCGCCGCCGAAGAACTGGTGTCTTGCCAAAAGTTTCTGAATCAAGCCCTGAAAGAGGTGGGTTGTGCGATTCCGGGGCCATTCATGACGCTGAGTTTTCTGGGGCTCGAGGTCATTCCGGAGTTGAAATTGACCGACTTCGGCCTGGTGCATGTGCTGTCGCGGCAGCTGGTGCCACTGTTTCTCGAAGACTGA
- the hpt gene encoding hypoxanthine phosphoribosyltransferase: MPGSPRRILIGEEAIHRRVAELAARISSDYAAVEELFMVGVLRGSYIFLADLSRALKIPRRIDFIALSSYGKGAVSGAVRLIMDVRTDITQRHVLIVEDIVDTGHTLDYLLRLFRARKPASLKTCTLLRKAGTMQVQVPVDYVGFDIPDVWTVGYGLDFADKFRALPYIAQLSSDECETL, from the coding sequence ATGCCGGGATCTCCACGCAGGATATTGATCGGTGAAGAGGCCATTCATCGGCGCGTTGCTGAGCTCGCGGCGCGGATTTCAAGCGATTATGCCGCGGTTGAAGAGCTTTTTATGGTCGGCGTGCTGCGGGGCAGCTATATTTTTCTGGCCGATCTGTCCCGCGCCCTGAAGATACCGCGGCGCATCGATTTTATAGCTCTTTCGTCTTATGGCAAAGGAGCCGTCAGCGGCGCCGTGCGTCTGATCATGGATGTGCGAACCGATATCACGCAAAGACACGTGCTGATCGTGGAGGATATCGTCGACACCGGGCATACGCTTGATTATCTGCTGCGATTGTTCCGGGCGCGAAAACCCGCCTCGCTGAAAACCTGTACACTGCTACGCAAGGCCGGCACCATGCAGGTGCAGGTGCCCGTTGATTATGTCGGGTTCGATATCCCCGACGTCTGGACGGTCGGTTATGGACTGGATTTTGCGGATAAATTCCGGGCCTTGCCCTACATTGCGCAACTTTCATCCGATGAATGCGAGACGCTCTGA
- the tsaD gene encoding tRNA (adenosine(37)-N6)-threonylcarbamoyltransferase complex transferase subunit TsaD, which translates to MLLLTIESSCDETSAAVVRDGRQVLSNVIASQVDVHALYGGVVPELASRKHLEAVTVVIDDALRQAGVGLEAIEGMAVTRGPGLIGALLVGLSVAKAMAVALEIPLVGVHHMEGHILAPLLENDIAFPYLALAVSGGHTHLYRVDGIGRYRTLGRTLDDAAGEAFDKVSKLLGLGYPGGAVIDRLAAEGNPRAFDFPRPLLKKPNYDFSFSGIKTALLYYVQGQNGPIEGTHLCDVAASFQQAVIEVLCEKTLRAARDTGLNRIVVAGGVACNKGLRRLMGERAALDGFQVFFPSPSLCADNAAMLGVAGDAYLAGGCAADQDLNAKASWPLDQAGWAQQP; encoded by the coding sequence ATGTTGTTGCTGACCATAGAATCATCTTGTGACGAGACCTCGGCGGCGGTGGTGCGCGACGGTCGCCAGGTTCTGTCGAACGTCATCGCTTCCCAGGTCGATGTGCATGCACTGTATGGCGGCGTTGTGCCGGAGCTGGCTTCCCGCAAGCATCTGGAGGCCGTGACCGTGGTGATTGACGATGCCCTGCGTCAGGCAGGCGTTGGTCTTGAAGCCATCGAAGGCATGGCCGTCACCCGCGGGCCGGGCTTGATTGGCGCCCTGCTGGTGGGCCTTTCCGTAGCCAAGGCCATGGCCGTGGCTCTGGAAATCCCCCTGGTCGGGGTGCATCACATGGAAGGCCACATCCTCGCGCCGCTGCTGGAAAACGACATTGCCTTTCCCTATCTGGCGCTGGCTGTTTCCGGCGGGCACACGCATCTGTACCGGGTGGATGGCATTGGCCGTTACCGAACACTGGGCCGCACCCTTGACGATGCGGCGGGAGAAGCCTTCGACAAGGTTTCGAAGCTGCTCGGGCTCGGTTATCCCGGCGGCGCGGTCATCGACCGGTTGGCTGCCGAGGGCAATCCCCGCGCCTTTGATTTTCCCCGTCCATTGCTGAAAAAGCCGAATTACGATTTCAGCTTCAGCGGCATCAAAACGGCACTGCTGTACTATGTGCAGGGCCAGAATGGCCCCATCGAGGGGACGCACCTGTGCGACGTCGCGGCCAGTTTTCAGCAGGCGGTGATCGAGGTGCTTTGTGAAAAGACCCTCCGGGCGGCACGGGATACCGGATTGAACCGCATCGTCGTGGCCGGCGGTGTGGCCTGTAACAAGGGGCTGCGACGCCTGATGGGAGAACGGGCCGCGCTGGACGGATTCCAGGTGTTTTTCCCCAGTCCGTCTCTTTGTGCCGACAATGCGGCCATGCTTGGCGTGGCCGGGGATGCCTACCTGGCGGGAGGGTGCGCCGCCGACCAGGACCTCAATGCCAAGGCCAGCTGGCCCCTTGACCAGGCTGGCTGGGCGCAACAGCCGTAA
- the rsmA gene encoding 16S rRNA (adenine(1518)-N(6)/adenine(1519)-N(6))-dimethyltransferase RsmA yields the protein MNHRPKKRFGQNFLQDRHIIDGILAAAALEPRDRVLEIGPGLGVLTDRLLPSVARLHVIEIDRDLVEGLQARTAPHLTVHVGDALALDWEAILCEPPYKLVANLPYNISSQILFKILDHRHLFSRLVLMFQQEVGDRLCAAPGGRDYGILSVLCQVWFDIRRVLRVAPGAFYPPPKVYSSVLCFEALARPRIEIADERFFRRTVKAAFGQRRKTLRNSLAGGGLGFDGLEDALREVGIDSGRRAETLSLEEFGRLAQVLARHVSPA from the coding sequence GTGAATCACCGTCCCAAAAAACGTTTTGGTCAGAATTTTCTGCAGGATCGCCACATTATCGACGGCATCCTTGCGGCTGCCGCGCTGGAACCCCGGGACCGGGTACTGGAAATCGGTCCGGGACTCGGTGTTCTGACCGACCGTCTGCTGCCGTCGGTGGCGCGACTGCACGTCATCGAGATCGACCGGGATCTTGTCGAAGGCCTGCAGGCACGTACCGCGCCGCACCTGACGGTGCATGTGGGGGACGCGCTGGCGCTGGACTGGGAAGCGATTCTGTGCGAACCTCCGTACAAACTTGTAGCCAACCTGCCGTACAATATCTCCAGCCAGATCCTTTTCAAGATTCTCGATCACCGGCACCTTTTTTCGCGACTGGTGCTGATGTTCCAACAGGAAGTCGGGGACCGGTTGTGCGCCGCGCCCGGCGGCAGGGATTACGGCATTCTTTCCGTACTGTGCCAGGTATGGTTCGATATCCGTCGGGTTTTGCGAGTGGCACCCGGAGCCTTTTATCCACCGCCGAAAGTATATTCCTCAGTGCTGTGCTTCGAAGCACTTGCCCGTCCCCGGATCGAGATTGCAGATGAGCGGTTTTTCCGGCGCACGGTCAAGGCGGCATTTGGTCAGCGCCGCAAAACTCTGCGCAACAGTCTTGCCGGAGGCGGTCTCGGTTTCGACGGGCTCGAGGATGCGCTGCGCGAGGTCGGGATCGATTCGGGTCGTCGCGCCGAGACCCTTTCGCTCGAAGAATTCGGCCGGCTTGCACAGGTGCTGGCACGGCATGTTTCCCCTGCCTGA
- a CDS encoding complex I 24 kDa subunit family protein gives MSSCQEKKECGTQQAYELPENLFRELDAFIDSLPTKKGHLVTVLHKAQSLFGFLPVEIQEYVAEHMDVPVVHVFGVVSFYTFFTMKPKGKHPIAVCMGTACFVKGADKVVEALKQQLNLEVGEVTSDGKFSLDCLRCVGACALAPVVIVGEKVYGNVTTDQVKSIIADFA, from the coding sequence ATGTCCAGTTGTCAGGAAAAAAAGGAATGCGGAACCCAGCAGGCTTACGAGCTGCCGGAAAACCTGTTCCGCGAGCTCGATGCGTTCATCGACAGTTTGCCGACCAAGAAAGGTCACCTTGTCACGGTGCTGCACAAGGCCCAGAGCCTGTTCGGGTTTCTGCCCGTGGAGATTCAGGAGTATGTCGCCGAGCACATGGATGTACCGGTCGTGCATGTGTTCGGGGTGGTGAGCTTCTACACCTTCTTCACCATGAAACCCAAAGGCAAGCATCCCATTGCCGTGTGCATGGGTACCGCCTGCTTCGTCAAGGGCGCCGACAAGGTTGTCGAGGCGCTCAAGCAGCAGCTGAACCTGGAGGTCGGTGAAGTGACATCGGACGGCAAATTCTCCCTCGACTGTCTGCGCTGCGTCGGTGCCTGTGCGCTGGCGCCGGTGGTTATTGTCGGTGAGAAGGTCTACGGCAACGTGACCACCGACCAGGTGAAGAGCATCATTGCCGACTTTGCTTAA
- a CDS encoding PhoH family protein: MKKVFVLDTNVLLHDPQALLRFKDNDVVIPITVVEEIDTFKKDLNETGRNAREVSRLLDSFRAKAHLVDGVRLDDGGMLKVFIYTEQAMRRMPPELRVDRGDNRILAVALQMKEECHCPVVFVTKDTNLRIKADAVGLNAQDYESDKVSIEELYTGMAEVVLPREQVDRFYGQGHVDIDGDYRENQCLTLVDESNTSHTALGRYEAALGRVVPLIRLPKEGLWGITPRNREQQFAFDLLLNDDIQLVTLVGKAGTGKTLLAIAAGLAKSADEGGYSRLLVSRPIFPLGRDLGFLPGDVEEKLAPWMQPIFDNVELLLGMVDEHGKRKRGYKELVEMGLLQIEPLTYIRGRSIPKQFMIVDEAQNLTPHEIKTIITRAGEGTKIVLTGDPYQIDNPYIDSSSNGLTYTVEKFKSQSIAGHVTLMRGERSPLAELAANLL; the protein is encoded by the coding sequence ATGAAAAAGGTTTTTGTTCTCGATACCAACGTTTTGCTGCACGACCCTCAGGCCTTGCTTCGATTCAAGGACAACGACGTGGTCATACCCATTACGGTGGTCGAGGAAATCGATACCTTTAAAAAGGATCTCAACGAGACCGGGCGCAATGCCCGTGAAGTTTCCCGCCTGCTTGACAGTTTTCGTGCCAAAGCGCACCTGGTCGACGGCGTGCGGCTGGACGACGGCGGGATGCTGAAGGTTTTTATCTATACCGAGCAGGCCATGCGGCGCATGCCCCCGGAATTGCGGGTGGACCGGGGCGACAACCGTATCCTGGCCGTCGCCCTGCAAATGAAGGAAGAGTGCCATTGCCCCGTGGTGTTTGTCACCAAGGATACGAATCTGCGTATCAAAGCCGATGCGGTGGGGCTCAATGCCCAGGATTACGAGTCCGACAAAGTCTCCATCGAGGAACTCTACACCGGCATGGCCGAAGTGGTTCTGCCCCGCGAGCAGGTCGATCGCTTTTACGGCCAGGGGCATGTCGACATTGATGGCGATTATCGCGAAAACCAGTGTCTGACCCTGGTCGACGAAAGCAATACCTCGCATACCGCCCTTGGACGTTACGAGGCGGCTCTGGGGCGGGTGGTACCCCTGATCCGGCTTCCCAAGGAAGGTTTGTGGGGCATCACCCCGCGCAACCGGGAGCAGCAATTCGCCTTCGATCTGCTGCTCAACGACGATATTCAGCTCGTGACGCTGGTGGGCAAGGCCGGTACCGGCAAAACCCTGCTCGCCATTGCCGCCGGTCTTGCCAAGTCGGCGGACGAGGGCGGTTACAGCCGGCTGCTGGTTTCACGTCCCATCTTTCCTTTGGGCAGGGATCTGGGTTTTTTGCCTGGTGACGTCGAGGAGAAACTGGCGCCCTGGATGCAGCCCATTTTCGATAATGTCGAACTGCTGCTTGGCATGGTGGACGAGCATGGCAAGCGCAAGCGCGGTTACAAGGAACTGGTCGAAATGGGGTTGTTGCAGATCGAACCTTTGACCTACATTCGGGGACGGTCGATCCCCAAACAGTTCATGATTGTCGACGAAGCACAGAACCTGACTCCCCATGAGATCAAGACCATCATCACACGGGCGGGGGAGGGAACCAAAATCGTACTGACCGGCGATCCTTACCAGATCGATAACCCTTATATCGATTCTTCGAGCAACGGCCTGACCTACACCGTTGAGAAATTCAAGAGCCAGTCCATCGCCGGACACGTAACCCTGATGCGTGGAGAGCGCTCGCCACTGGCGGAACTGGCGGCCAATCTGCTCTGA